One Hippoglossus hippoglossus isolate fHipHip1 chromosome 13, fHipHip1.pri, whole genome shotgun sequence genomic window carries:
- the LOC117773428 gene encoding uncharacterized protein C22orf31-like produces MRPYGLRRSIRCPKKYGDAIKERTSVLAPSHDLDFVREQSETQPQKPLDDRYIRNAAVIPDLKLPPDEGALSPEERPPTSVSSTLPGSAMIHGFTVPEYQQTYHSVVDPLLFRPCGKLSAYSLELGRNIKEQLFKELAYPTLQTSEQPNERVEVMERFCVLRPTPFIDIDS; encoded by the coding sequence ATGCGTCCTTATGGCCTAAGACGAAGTATTCGATGTCCTAAGAAATATGGGGATGCTATTAAGGAGAGGACATCTGTGTTGGCGCCAAGTCATGATCTGGACTTTGTGCGTGAGCAGAGTGAAACGCAGCCTCAGAAACCCCTGGACGACAGGTATATAAGGAACGCTGCTGTTATTCCAGATCTCAAACTGCCCCCTGATGAAGGAGCCCTCTCCCCTGAAGAGAGGCCCCCTACAAGTGTTTCATCCACTCTGCCGGGCTCTGCGATGATCCACGGCTTCACGGTACCGGAGTACCAGCAGACCTATCACTCAGTGGTGGATCCCCTTCTCTTCAGACCCTGCGGGAAGCTCTCAGCCTACAGTCTGGAACTGGGGCGTAATATTAAGGAGCAGCTGTTCAAGGAGCTGGCCTACCCGACGCTTCAGACATCAGAACAGCCAAATGAAAgggtggaggtgatggagaggtTTTGTGTGCTCCGTCCTACACCTTTCATAGACATTGACAGTTAA